A genomic segment from Aegilops tauschii subsp. strangulata cultivar AL8/78 chromosome 1, Aet v6.0, whole genome shotgun sequence encodes:
- the LOC109735874 gene encoding uncharacterized protein, translating to MAGASATSTRKGGIKAYWKHRGYDRLDAAAAQRRPALATAELGAGGGAGAAATAGRRRGWRVRRRGLGRRVLRALSPRRLLARLRDAYVNAMLRLASSAAVGYGSAPFCAAPEPFARPRPLKEYDEKVLVEMYRSILARGGVIPLSGDASLVVGPASLPAPATATVA from the coding sequence ATGGCCGGCGCGTCCGCCACCAGCACCCGCAAGGGCGGCATCAAGGCCTACTGGAAGCACCGCGGGTACGACCGCCTGGACGCGGCCGCCGCGCAGCGCCGCCCGGCCCTCGCCACGGCCGAGCTCGGCGCCGGGggcggggcgggggcggcggcgaccgcgggccggcggcgcgggtggcGCGTGCGTCGccgcggcctcgggcggcgggtCCTGCGCGCGCTCTCGCCGCGGCGGCTGCTGGCGCGGCTCCGGGACGCGTACGTGAACGCGATGCTCCGGCTCGCGTCCTCCGCCGCCGTGGGGTACGGCTCCGCCCCGTTCTGCGCCGCCCCCGAGCCCTTCGCGCGGCCGCGGCCGCTCAAGGAGTACGACGAGAAGGTGCTGGTGGAGATGTACCGGTCCATCCTGGCCCGCGGCGGCGTCATCCCTCTCTCCGGCGACGCCTCGCTGGTGGTCGGCCCCGCCTCGCTGCCGGCCCCGGCCACGGCCACGGTGGCCTGA